From the Marinomonas sp. THO17 genome, one window contains:
- a CDS encoding ATP-binding cassette domain-containing protein has product MKNFTLSDITIILKKSLKVELTEQDYIRDIEIHEKTSRDDAFFHWVKKRNNVNKTSLIHNLLLLKPISGLCLFVLGILMAISLTLIPYALRYVLSFLENQNDNISSLLAASLLLFISMISSGILSTQFYYYNNVIYLNIRRLLIKVCTKKILAVDSKRLDFFNGRVQEIIVSDSSNVAPFFMFLMGLIVSLIQIVGYLYLLFYQIGFIAVYSFPILFLMVFLQVLFGKKSSVIQKKIRHKTDQRMKLITEFIDKFKPIRTANYSDFFKKNVQNIRDEETALLYKRNLITLVISSISHVSVLAMMLMCFFLLIQNDHDFNMGDVFVLVSIFTLIQFPIVDMPKKINALINSTISLNRLVEFFNIDDSVENEIDISMNLGDLELINLSTENKEILSDVNLYVNKGECIAIFGDTASGKTLIFDIITGKKTDFMGCIRFNGKIHYLEHSPWLANDTIKNNILFGQDYREEDYKKILFQCDLYDDLEKFPFGDNTLVGEMGSLLSGGQKQRVAIARALYSKSDIILLDNPTSSLDPIVTKKIINNAFVQCASTLLITTNDKNVLSVCDRSYEIKGRSLIESPTHMKFFKASLSEDYRKSYPSDKEIKDEEKTENYSLNFSSLSVFFDFLHSKKTVYFIFSLIFLAEAMRISTELWIAYASNIRDILTPKQIIWPFLGLGLMSLLLIFTYNSILLFYIKKLSKDSHEKFFNAIASAQTQFHDKTPIGRILNRFNLDIMTISGPLLMNMMTLVTLISAIFLQFISASLKLHFLWILVFFISLLYIRIQKLYRNATLQIRKQQAVNSSFFYSSIIEIIRGANIFRLGGSQVYAESQVMKTLSKLTNGRFTLVNIHLWFELRQCLLTASLASSIAVYSGMNDGGAIASLSVTYAVLASNSIKSLILFYTAFEQNLNSALRVKEYCDLPSDDFILNKKSSNKNKISRGSIRFEKVFFKYPNKSDFSIKDFNVNINLGEKIGVCGRTGSGKSSFVNLINTLYQPTSGEIYVDDFPYSEVDKSEIRDLIFIIPQSPFTLNGTLRNNLDVLNKFTDKEIHYALKKVGLSKIKENELSENIENFSFSAGEKQLLMIARMLIEKKSIIILDESTSNMSNNMIEKIMKIIDEYLVKENSNTTFIIISHQMAPLLSMDRIIILDSGEIIEGGEPNTLLADKNSRFHHLFNNE; this is encoded by the coding sequence ATGAAGAATTTTACACTATCTGATATAACTATAATCCTGAAAAAAAGCCTAAAAGTTGAATTAACTGAACAGGACTATATAAGAGACATAGAGATCCATGAAAAGACTTCTAGAGATGATGCTTTTTTTCATTGGGTAAAAAAAAGAAATAATGTAAATAAAACCTCATTGATCCATAACTTATTGCTACTAAAACCTATTTCAGGGTTATGTCTCTTTGTTTTAGGTATATTGATGGCAATATCCTTAACCCTTATACCGTATGCATTAAGATATGTCCTGAGTTTCTTGGAAAACCAAAATGATAATATAAGCTCTCTTTTAGCAGCATCTCTTCTGCTTTTCATTTCTATGATATCTTCTGGCATCTTATCAACACAATTTTATTACTATAATAACGTAATTTATCTTAATATTAGACGACTTCTTATAAAAGTATGTACCAAAAAAATACTGGCCGTAGATAGTAAAAGACTTGATTTTTTTAATGGTAGGGTTCAGGAAATAATTGTATCTGATAGCTCAAATGTAGCTCCATTTTTTATGTTTTTGATGGGGCTTATCGTATCATTAATTCAAATAGTAGGTTATCTTTATCTACTCTTCTATCAAATAGGTTTTATTGCAGTTTATTCATTTCCCATTCTTTTTTTGATGGTTTTTTTACAGGTTTTATTTGGCAAGAAAAGCTCTGTTATTCAGAAAAAAATAAGACATAAAACAGATCAAAGAATGAAGCTGATTACAGAGTTCATAGATAAATTCAAACCCATAAGAACTGCTAATTATAGTGATTTCTTCAAGAAAAATGTACAGAATATAAGGGACGAAGAGACTGCTTTATTATATAAAAGAAATTTAATTACCCTAGTGATAAGCTCAATATCTCATGTTTCTGTATTAGCTATGATGTTGATGTGTTTTTTTCTTTTAATTCAAAACGATCATGATTTTAATATGGGAGATGTTTTTGTTCTAGTTTCTATTTTTACTTTAATACAGTTTCCTATTGTCGATATGCCAAAAAAAATCAATGCGCTTATTAATTCTACAATTTCATTAAACAGGCTTGTCGAATTTTTCAATATAGATGATAGTGTAGAAAATGAAATTGATATATCAATGAATTTGGGTGATCTAGAGTTAATAAATCTATCGACGGAAAACAAAGAAATATTAAGTGATGTAAATCTTTATGTGAATAAAGGAGAATGCATTGCTATCTTTGGAGATACTGCTTCAGGGAAAACCCTTATTTTTGATATTATCACAGGTAAAAAAACAGATTTTATGGGGTGCATTAGATTTAATGGAAAGATCCATTATTTAGAGCATTCTCCTTGGTTAGCAAATGATACAATTAAAAATAATATCCTCTTCGGACAAGATTATAGAGAAGAAGATTATAAAAAAATATTGTTTCAATGTGATTTGTATGATGACTTGGAAAAATTTCCTTTTGGTGACAATACTCTAGTTGGAGAAATGGGTTCTCTATTATCTGGAGGTCAGAAACAACGTGTTGCAATAGCCAGAGCCTTGTATTCAAAATCAGATATTATACTCTTAGATAATCCAACTTCGTCCTTAGATCCGATAGTAACGAAAAAAATCATTAATAATGCATTTGTACAATGTGCTTCAACTTTACTTATTACAACGAATGATAAAAATGTGTTGTCTGTATGTGATCGATCCTATGAAATTAAAGGTAGGAGTCTAATAGAAAGTCCTACACATATGAAGTTTTTTAAGGCTTCTTTATCAGAGGATTATAGGAAATCATATCCCAGTGATAAAGAAATAAAAGATGAAGAAAAAACGGAAAATTATTCTCTAAATTTTAGTTCACTGTCCGTTTTTTTTGATTTCTTACATAGTAAAAAAACAGTTTATTTTATTTTTTCTTTGATCTTTTTAGCTGAAGCCATGAGGATTTCAACCGAATTGTGGATAGCTTACGCTTCTAATATAAGAGATATACTTACCCCAAAACAAATCATATGGCCCTTTTTGGGTTTAGGATTAATGAGTCTATTACTTATATTTACATATAATTCTATCTTGTTGTTTTATATAAAGAAGCTTTCTAAAGACTCTCACGAGAAGTTTTTTAATGCGATTGCTAGCGCGCAAACTCAATTTCACGACAAAACACCAATTGGAAGGATTTTAAACAGGTTTAACCTCGATATCATGACTATTTCAGGTCCACTCCTGATGAACATGATGACTTTAGTAACATTAATATCAGCTATTTTTTTACAGTTTATATCTGCTTCTTTAAAGTTACACTTTTTATGGATTCTAGTTTTTTTTATTTCTCTTCTTTATATTAGGATCCAAAAGCTTTATAGAAATGCCACTTTACAAATAAGAAAACAGCAAGCTGTAAATAGCTCTTTTTTCTACTCTAGTATCATTGAGATAATTAGAGGTGCTAATATTTTTAGGTTAGGTGGATCTCAAGTTTATGCAGAAAGCCAAGTTATGAAAACGCTAAGCAAGCTAACAAATGGTCGATTTACTTTGGTGAATATTCATTTATGGTTTGAGCTCCGCCAATGTCTTCTGACAGCATCTTTGGCATCTTCTATTGCAGTATATTCTGGTATGAATGACGGAGGTGCTATTGCCTCGTTGTCGGTTACCTATGCTGTACTTGCAAGTAATTCAATTAAGAGTTTGATACTTTTTTATACAGCATTCGAGCAAAATTTAAATTCAGCACTGCGAGTAAAAGAATATTGCGACCTTCCTAGTGATGATTTTATCTTAAATAAAAAATCGTCGAACAAGAATAAAATTTCTAGAGGTAGCATAAGATTCGAGAAGGTTTTCTTTAAATACCCTAATAAAAGTGATTTTTCTATTAAAGACTTTAATGTGAATATTAATCTAGGTGAAAAAATAGGTGTATGCGGTAGAACTGGCTCAGGGAAAAGTTCGTTTGTTAATCTGATAAACACTTTATATCAACCAACAAGTGGCGAAATATATGTTGATGATTTCCCTTATTCTGAAGTAGATAAATCAGAGATTAGAGATCTCATATTTATAATACCTCAATCTCCTTTTACTCTTAATGGAACATTGAGAAATAATCTGGACGTGCTGAACAAATTCACAGATAAAGAAATACATTATGCATTAAAAAAAGTTGGACTCTCTAAAATTAAAGAAAATGAACTTAGTGAGAACATCGAGAACTTTTCATTTTCTGCAGGAGAGAAGCAGTTGCTCATGATAGCCCGAATGTTAATTGAAAAAAAATCTATTATTATTTTAGATGAATCAACATCTAATATGTCCAATAATATGATAGAAAAAATAATGAAAATAATAGATGAATATCTAGTGAAAGAAAATTCAAATACTACTTTTATTATAATTTCGCATCAAATGGCTCCTTTGTTAAGCATGGATAGGATTATCATTTTGGATTCGGGAGAAATAATTGAAGGCGGAGAACCAAATACTTTATTGGCTGATAAAAACAGTCGCTTTCATCATCTGTTTAATAATGAGTAA
- a CDS encoding cobalamin biosynthesis protein, with protein MRIIALTSAGKTLAERILQHYPEGQLDYKPKPFAEHVQAVFMAQEPMIFICATGIVMRTLAPVLEDKYQDPPVLVMDELGQFVIPLLSGHEGGANQWAAQIAQKIQAQLVMTTAKEYLNPIYTLGMGCERNCPFSYLEDIMLETLQQKGLTPKDIASLNSIDIKADETQLIALAQKYQWPFHTYSADALMAMETLLSTRSEYIFNTVGVYGVAESAALLAAQNASNSSPELVVNKRKNTKATCALARGFGKH; from the coding sequence ATGCGCATCATCGCTTTGACATCGGCTGGTAAAACATTGGCTGAGCGGATTTTGCAGCACTATCCAGAAGGGCAATTGGATTACAAGCCAAAGCCCTTTGCAGAGCATGTGCAAGCGGTTTTCATGGCACAAGAGCCGATGATTTTTATCTGCGCCACTGGCATCGTCATGCGTACTTTAGCACCAGTATTAGAAGACAAATACCAAGACCCACCGGTATTGGTGATGGATGAATTAGGACAATTTGTGATCCCTTTGTTGTCAGGACACGAAGGCGGCGCTAACCAATGGGCCGCGCAAATTGCACAAAAAATCCAAGCGCAATTAGTGATGACAACGGCCAAGGAATACCTCAACCCCATTTACACTTTGGGTATGGGGTGTGAGCGGAACTGTCCTTTTTCCTATTTGGAAGACATCATGCTGGAAACCTTACAACAAAAGGGACTTACCCCTAAGGATATAGCTTCCTTAAACAGCATCGACATCAAAGCCGATGAAACCCAATTGATCGCCCTGGCACAAAAATACCAATGGCCTTTCCACACCTATTCTGCGGACGCACTGATGGCAATGGAAACCCTGCTCAGTACCCGCTCAGAATACATTTTCAATACCGTTGGCGTATACGGCGTGGCCGAATCCGCCGCACTCCTTGCCGCTCAAAACGCCTCCAACTCCTCTCCTGAGCTTGTTGTGAACAAGCGAAAAAACACCAAAGCCACTTGTGCACTGGCGCGCGGGTTTGGTAAACACTGA
- the cobI gene encoding precorrin-2 C(20)-methyltransferase: MSTANHTPTPAIKGRFIGVGVGPGDPELITLKALRLIQSAQVVSFLANEQGASQAKSIAREAFAAVQHPQQEIAIKMPMSTDRELANQAYDNGAQRITQALKQGVDVVFLCEGDPLFFGSFAYLLERINGAFECQVVPGVSSINAAASALRHPLTLLKESFAVVSGRHSAQQIDTALAEHDTVVIMKAGRARPKILTALRKTQRLHQAKYLEYIGRDNERIVDDVSLLEDKAGPYFSLFVVTKTERGTR, encoded by the coding sequence ATGAGCACTGCGAATCACACCCCAACGCCAGCCATTAAAGGCCGTTTTATAGGCGTGGGTGTTGGGCCTGGGGATCCAGAACTGATTACCTTGAAAGCCCTAAGGCTAATTCAAAGCGCTCAGGTGGTGAGTTTTCTGGCGAATGAGCAAGGCGCATCGCAAGCTAAGAGCATTGCGCGGGAAGCTTTTGCTGCAGTACAACATCCGCAACAAGAAATAGCCATTAAAATGCCCATGTCAACCGACAGAGAATTGGCCAATCAAGCCTATGATAATGGTGCTCAGCGCATTACCCAAGCCTTAAAGCAAGGGGTTGACGTGGTGTTTTTATGTGAAGGGGATCCACTGTTTTTTGGTTCTTTTGCCTATCTTTTGGAGCGTATTAACGGCGCCTTTGAATGTCAGGTGGTGCCAGGGGTGTCCTCCATTAATGCGGCTGCCTCCGCGCTTCGTCACCCGTTAACCCTATTAAAAGAGTCCTTTGCCGTGGTCAGTGGTCGTCACTCTGCTCAGCAGATTGATACGGCACTGGCTGAGCACGATACGGTTGTTATTATGAAAGCTGGCCGTGCGCGACCTAAAATCCTCACCGCATTGCGTAAAACTCAACGTCTTCATCAGGCGAAATATTTGGAATACATTGGCCGTGATAACGAAAGAATTGTCGACGATGTCAGTTTATTAGAAGACAAAGCGGGGCCGTATTTCTCCTTATTCGTTGTTACCAAAACGGAGCGAGGGACTCGCTGA
- a CDS encoding LysR substrate-binding domain-containing protein, whose product MLERDDLPPLQSLVVFEASARLLSFTAAAKELNMTQPAVSQQIRSIETALGVKLFARIYRGVMLTDEGHSLLKTTQKHLKELRDALQKLQQKNRHPRINVATDFAFAAFRLMPRLPEFRKQYPNIDIRIQASQSEVDLASTQADVAILFGDGQYQGYRSERLLAERVYPVCSPKLLANIPPIDSMQALSSLPLLKLNLEAGQQWMDWARVFRLNDANTTPPEPVMEFDNYTLLVQAVISGQGVGLGWSPLLDDFIKSGVLVPLEDFAVTSEHGYYMVTSNQQALSDPAIAFLQWIVSTNDKHPITP is encoded by the coding sequence ATGTTAGAGCGTGATGATTTACCGCCATTGCAATCCCTTGTTGTGTTCGAAGCGTCTGCTCGTTTACTGAGCTTTACTGCCGCAGCGAAAGAATTGAATATGACACAACCTGCGGTAAGTCAGCAAATTCGCAGCATAGAGACGGCATTAGGGGTGAAATTGTTTGCGCGGATTTATCGTGGAGTGATGCTCACGGATGAAGGACATAGTCTACTCAAAACGACGCAAAAACATCTTAAAGAGCTGCGTGATGCCTTGCAAAAATTGCAGCAGAAAAATCGTCATCCACGAATCAATGTCGCAACGGATTTCGCCTTTGCCGCTTTTAGACTCATGCCAAGGTTGCCAGAGTTCCGTAAACAATACCCTAATATTGATATTCGGATTCAGGCATCACAGTCGGAAGTGGATTTAGCCTCAACCCAAGCGGATGTTGCGATTTTATTTGGTGATGGTCAGTACCAAGGTTATCGCAGTGAAAGACTATTAGCGGAGCGGGTTTATCCGGTTTGCAGTCCAAAATTGTTAGCAAATATTCCTCCGATTGATTCTATGCAAGCTTTGTCATCCTTACCTTTATTAAAACTGAATTTAGAAGCAGGGCAGCAATGGATGGATTGGGCTAGGGTATTTCGTCTAAATGATGCGAATACGACACCACCAGAACCCGTGATGGAGTTTGATAATTATACCTTATTGGTTCAGGCGGTGATTTCGGGCCAAGGGGTTGGATTGGGCTGGTCGCCATTGCTGGACGACTTTATCAAGAGTGGCGTTTTGGTACCATTAGAGGATTTTGCTGTGACTTCCGAACACGGGTATTATATGGTCACATCAAATCAGCAAGCTTTGTCAGATCCTGCCATCGCCTTTCTGCAATGGATAGTGTCGACCAACGACAAGCATCCTATTACACCATAA
- the betC gene encoding choline-sulfatase, with amino-acid sequence MSQQNTPSSSPNILFIMADQMAASALSTYGHTVTKTPHLDKLAKQGVVFDSAYCNSPLCAPSRYVLMTGQLPSKIGAFDNAADFPADIPTFAHYLRAQNYKTALSGKMHFCGPDQLHGFEERLTTDIYPADYGWFPNWDDPATRPTWYHNMSSVTQAGPCVRSNQLDFDDEVVFHAQRYLYDYVRREQERPFCLTVSMTHPHDPYAIPQEYWDRYQDEDIDLPKVTIAKEDQDPHSARLQEVYAYYDQELSEQQVRNARRAYYGAISYVDDKIGLLLKTLEETGLDKNTIIVFSGDHGDMLGERNLWYKMSFFEGSARVPMIIHAPDRFEPKRVKQSVSTMDLLPTFLDMACADHNTEFAMPIQGQSLFPHLTGKNDGHDEVIGEYFGEGTLAPLFMIRRKQYKYVCCSLDPEQLFDLEKDPFELNNLAEQTEYQEVLMEFRKEAASRWDSNALSQQVLISQRRRRLIVKALNKGKKVAWDHQPLFDSSDMYMRNHIDLDDLEGRSRFPKVS; translated from the coding sequence ATGTCACAGCAAAATACGCCTTCATCCTCGCCAAATATTCTCTTTATCATGGCAGACCAAATGGCCGCTTCGGCTTTATCCACCTATGGTCATACTGTCACCAAAACCCCTCATTTAGACAAATTGGCCAAACAAGGTGTGGTGTTTGATTCCGCTTACTGCAACAGTCCCTTATGTGCCCCTTCTCGCTATGTACTGATGACGGGGCAGCTGCCCAGCAAAATTGGCGCCTTTGACAACGCCGCTGACTTTCCAGCGGACATTCCAACTTTTGCTCATTATTTACGTGCACAAAACTACAAAACCGCTTTATCTGGAAAAATGCATTTTTGCGGGCCAGACCAGCTGCATGGCTTTGAGGAGAGACTCACCACGGACATTTATCCCGCTGATTATGGCTGGTTCCCTAATTGGGATGACCCTGCTACTCGCCCTACTTGGTACCACAATATGTCATCGGTTACCCAAGCGGGCCCTTGTGTACGCAGCAACCAACTCGACTTTGATGATGAAGTGGTATTCCATGCACAGCGATATCTATACGACTATGTTCGTCGTGAGCAAGAGCGCCCGTTTTGCTTAACGGTTTCCATGACGCACCCACACGACCCTTATGCCATTCCACAAGAGTACTGGGATAGATATCAAGACGAAGACATCGACTTGCCGAAAGTAACCATTGCTAAAGAAGATCAAGACCCTCATTCAGCAAGGTTACAAGAGGTCTATGCCTACTATGACCAAGAACTGAGTGAGCAACAAGTACGCAATGCTCGACGTGCCTACTATGGTGCCATCAGTTACGTAGATGATAAAATTGGTTTATTACTCAAGACGTTAGAAGAAACCGGGTTGGATAAAAATACCATCATAGTATTTTCCGGCGACCATGGAGACATGCTGGGAGAACGTAATTTATGGTACAAGATGTCCTTCTTTGAAGGCTCAGCTCGGGTGCCTATGATCATTCACGCACCAGATCGTTTTGAACCTAAACGAGTTAAGCAATCGGTTTCCACCATGGATTTGTTGCCCACCTTTTTAGACATGGCTTGCGCTGATCACAACACAGAATTTGCCATGCCCATTCAAGGACAAAGTTTATTCCCACACCTCACCGGTAAAAATGACGGTCATGACGAAGTCATTGGCGAGTACTTTGGCGAAGGCACACTGGCACCGTTATTTATGATACGACGCAAGCAGTACAAATACGTTTGTTGCTCTCTCGACCCTGAACAATTATTTGATTTAGAAAAAGACCCATTCGAGCTCAACAACCTAGCAGAACAAACAGAATACCAAGAAGTATTAATGGAGTTCCGCAAAGAAGCCGCAAGCCGTTGGGATTCAAATGCACTCAGCCAGCAAGTGCTGATCAGCCAGCGACGCAGACGCTTAATAGTTAAAGCTCTGAACAAAGGCAAGAAAGTCGCTTGGGATCATCAACCCCTATTTGATAGCAGTGATATGTATATGAGAAATCATATTGATTTGGACGACCTAGAAGGTCGTTCTCGCTTCCCTAAAGTGAGTTAA
- the choX gene encoding choline ABC transporter substrate-binding protein — MRTFINTKIGLKTLGFTALIASSGMALASDPASCQKVTFSDPGWSDIGVTNAITTSLLNAMGYETNVQLLSVPIGYESIKNGGVDVFMGNWMPAQKHFINQYKDNLDVVKTNLTGVKFTLAVPSYVYDAGVKDFADLEAHARDFNYRIYGIAAGSPANENLQSMVDKNDFDLGDWKVVASSEQGMLSQVSRAVKRDKFIVFLGWEPHPMNVKFDMKYLSGGDDYFGPNYGGATIHTVTRKGYSEACPNVAKLLTNLEFSLNMENSIMTTAADKGEPIAKAANDWLLANPQALDNWLEGVTTLSGLPALGVVKEKMGL; from the coding sequence GTGAGAACATTTATAAACACCAAAATTGGCCTTAAAACGCTTGGCTTCACTGCCCTGATCGCCTCTAGTGGTATGGCTTTAGCAAGTGATCCCGCCAGTTGCCAAAAAGTCACCTTTAGCGACCCTGGTTGGTCAGACATTGGCGTTACCAATGCCATTACCACCAGCTTGCTGAATGCCATGGGTTACGAAACAAACGTGCAATTACTCAGCGTGCCAATTGGTTATGAAAGTATCAAAAACGGTGGTGTGGATGTGTTTATGGGCAATTGGATGCCTGCTCAAAAACATTTTATCAATCAGTACAAAGACAACTTAGATGTGGTGAAAACCAATCTCACTGGCGTCAAGTTTACCCTTGCAGTGCCCAGCTATGTCTATGATGCAGGGGTAAAAGATTTCGCCGATCTGGAAGCCCATGCTCGTGACTTTAACTATCGAATTTATGGTATCGCAGCCGGTTCCCCTGCTAATGAAAACCTGCAATCCATGGTCGACAAAAATGACTTTGACCTAGGCGATTGGAAAGTGGTTGCATCCAGCGAACAAGGCATGTTGTCACAAGTGTCACGTGCGGTTAAACGCGATAAGTTTATCGTTTTCTTAGGTTGGGAACCGCACCCAATGAACGTCAAATTTGATATGAAATACCTCAGCGGCGGCGATGACTATTTCGGCCCTAACTATGGCGGTGCCACCATTCATACCGTGACCCGTAAGGGCTATTCAGAGGCGTGTCCCAATGTGGCTAAATTGTTGACCAATTTGGAGTTCAGTCTAAATATGGAAAACAGCATCATGACGACCGCTGCCGACAAAGGAGAACCGATCGCAAAAGCTGCCAACGACTGGCTGTTGGCAAACCCTCAAGCTTTGGACAATTGGTTAGAAGGCGTAACGACCTTATCAGGGCTGCCCGCGTTAGGCGTGGTGAAAGAGAAAATGGGCTTATAG
- the cbiE gene encoding precorrin-6y C5,15-methyltransferase (decarboxylating) subunit CbiE, with the protein MRIHVIGLGVNERATLDPKAQSVFASLSEQDVILGSSRQQKTVADYVQLGQTKVLPKLSQLSAEFDHWQSQGTNTVIVLASGDPLFYGIGTWLVKHFGTRKVIFYPNVSSVQEACHRLGMSLQQTHVVSLHGRPLPSLRRHLQANKSLILLTDGQSHPVAIAQECVLAGLDKSRITVCEALGYPHEKITSFDANELSQSQQTFDPLNIVVLETSSQTSLYPASVGIADTLFVTDKEEGKGMITKREVRLMILSYMQLAAKDIVWDIGAGCGGVSVELAYWHPDADIHAVEHHHDRWTCLQANQQKFGVMQNLHLVKGRAPDILSDLPTPNKVFIGGSDGELDTLLNQAWSMLPENGVLVVSAVTEDTKWQVSAFAKQREYAQDAHQTSIAMAVSKAQSLAGQTLYRPNLPVTLWQFVKRL; encoded by the coding sequence ATGCGAATTCATGTCATAGGCTTAGGCGTTAATGAACGGGCGACTTTAGATCCTAAGGCCCAGTCTGTTTTCGCCTCCTTGAGCGAGCAAGATGTGATACTGGGTTCTTCAAGGCAGCAAAAAACCGTTGCCGACTATGTACAGTTAGGACAAACGAAGGTTTTGCCAAAGCTGTCTCAGTTGTCTGCTGAGTTTGATCATTGGCAATCGCAAGGCACCAATACCGTCATTGTATTGGCCTCCGGTGATCCACTTTTCTATGGTATTGGCACTTGGTTGGTGAAGCACTTTGGTACCCGTAAGGTAATTTTTTATCCCAATGTGTCTAGTGTACAGGAGGCGTGCCACCGTTTGGGAATGTCCCTGCAACAGACTCATGTGGTGAGTTTGCATGGTCGACCTTTGCCATCATTGCGTCGTCATTTACAAGCCAATAAAAGTCTGATTTTGTTGACCGATGGGCAAAGTCATCCCGTGGCCATTGCACAAGAATGTGTGTTGGCTGGGTTAGACAAAAGCAGAATCACCGTCTGTGAAGCCTTGGGTTACCCGCATGAAAAAATCACTTCTTTTGATGCGAATGAACTCAGCCAATCCCAGCAAACCTTTGACCCGCTAAATATCGTGGTGTTGGAAACCTCTTCTCAAACGAGTCTTTATCCTGCTTCGGTTGGCATTGCCGATACCTTATTTGTCACTGACAAAGAGGAAGGTAAAGGCATGATCACCAAGCGAGAAGTACGTTTGATGATTTTGTCTTATATGCAGCTAGCGGCGAAAGACATAGTGTGGGACATTGGCGCAGGTTGTGGTGGGGTTAGTGTCGAGTTGGCTTATTGGCACCCAGACGCCGATATTCATGCCGTGGAACACCACCATGATCGTTGGACTTGCTTGCAAGCCAATCAGCAAAAGTTTGGTGTCATGCAAAATCTGCATCTCGTTAAAGGTCGAGCGCCTGACATATTGTCGGATTTACCTACGCCTAATAAGGTATTTATTGGCGGTAGTGATGGGGAGTTGGATACACTCTTGAATCAAGCTTGGTCAATGTTACCTGAGAATGGCGTGCTGGTGGTGAGTGCGGTGACAGAAGACACCAAATGGCAAGTTAGCGCCTTTGCAAAACAAAGAGAGTATGCCCAAGATGCACATCAAACCAGCATAGCAATGGCTGTGTCTAAAGCGCAGTCTTTGGCTGGGCAAACCCTCTATCGACCTAACTTGCCGGTGACTTTATGGCAGTTTGTTAAACGACTATAA
- a CDS encoding precorrin-8X methylmutase: MQKKPPSADCKFQYQPDPKAIEQDSFRQIRALTDLSAWDQDQQQVVMRIVHSLGLPEVAEQVRFSEHATQAGRDALGKNASILCDVEMVKQGVTKRMIEKEPLCFLNHPKTAELAKQDGETRSMAALSLWQDHLAGSLVLIGNAPTALFRLLEMISQGAPKPALIIGMPVGFVGAAESKEALWHAHRDLGVECITLLGRMGGSAVTSASCNALLRCNLGEYY, from the coding sequence ATGCAAAAAAAACCGCCTTCTGCTGATTGCAAGTTTCAGTACCAGCCCGATCCCAAAGCGATTGAACAAGACAGCTTTCGTCAGATTCGTGCCTTAACGGATTTGTCAGCATGGGATCAGGATCAACAGCAAGTAGTGATGCGTATTGTGCACAGTTTGGGCTTGCCAGAAGTGGCTGAACAGGTGCGTTTTAGTGAGCACGCCACGCAAGCTGGGCGAGATGCTTTAGGGAAAAATGCCAGCATTCTTTGTGATGTGGAAATGGTTAAGCAAGGGGTGACCAAGCGTATGATCGAAAAGGAGCCTTTGTGTTTCTTAAATCACCCAAAAACGGCTGAATTGGCAAAGCAAGATGGCGAGACACGTTCTATGGCGGCCTTGTCTCTCTGGCAAGATCATCTTGCAGGTAGCCTGGTCTTGATTGGTAATGCGCCTACCGCTTTGTTTCGCCTTTTAGAGATGATTTCTCAAGGTGCGCCAAAGCCCGCTTTAATCATAGGTATGCCGGTTGGCTTTGTGGGCGCAGCGGAATCCAAAGAGGCTTTGTGGCATGCGCATCGAGACTTGGGTGTTGAATGCATTACTTTACTGGGGCGAATGGGGGGCAGTGCGGTGACCTCGGCCAGTTGTAATGCCTTATTGCGTTGTAATTTAGGTGAGTATTACTGA